One Bradyrhizobium manausense DNA segment encodes these proteins:
- a CDS encoding LysR family transcriptional regulator: MEINWLHDFIAVASTRSFSRAAEQRNSSQPALSRRIKALEVWAGAALFERTTHMVSLTPAGDAFRLTAEDIIRRLSAGRLEAQELARGASDVLKFASTNALSLTFFPDWLRHVEATLSFVPNVQLVANHMEACERMLLAGEVHFLLCHHHPAVVSALTTAQFKSVHVGDDCLIPASVPASRSGKAPRFKLPGTEAAPVQVLNYRGESGMGKILDAVRSTSPLGAHLKPAFTSHLAKLLVTMVQAGRGMAWLPQSLIADQLASGELVRAGGEGWEIPIEIHVFRPRSRLTPAAEAFWTHVREHPPASNARKAGRSRRSRS, translated from the coding sequence ATGGAGATCAACTGGCTGCACGATTTCATTGCGGTGGCGTCGACTCGCAGCTTTTCGCGCGCCGCCGAGCAGCGGAATTCGTCGCAGCCGGCGCTGAGCCGCCGGATCAAGGCGCTGGAAGTCTGGGCTGGCGCCGCGCTGTTCGAGCGCACGACACATATGGTGAGTCTCACGCCTGCGGGTGATGCGTTCCGCCTGACCGCCGAGGACATCATCCGCCGCCTGTCCGCAGGCCGCCTGGAGGCGCAGGAGCTCGCGCGCGGCGCGTCAGACGTGCTGAAATTCGCATCGACCAACGCGCTGTCGCTGACGTTTTTTCCGGATTGGTTGCGGCATGTCGAAGCGACGCTGTCGTTCGTGCCGAACGTTCAGCTCGTCGCCAACCATATGGAAGCGTGCGAGCGCATGCTTCTGGCGGGCGAGGTGCATTTCCTGCTCTGCCACCATCATCCCGCCGTGGTCAGCGCACTCACGACAGCTCAGTTCAAGTCCGTCCACGTCGGTGACGATTGCCTGATTCCGGCGTCCGTGCCGGCTTCGCGATCCGGCAAGGCCCCCCGCTTCAAGCTGCCAGGAACGGAAGCCGCGCCGGTGCAGGTCCTGAATTACCGTGGGGAGTCCGGAATGGGAAAGATTCTCGACGCGGTACGCTCGACCTCGCCGCTCGGAGCGCACCTGAAGCCGGCATTTACGTCACATCTGGCAAAACTTCTCGTCACCATGGTCCAGGCCGGCCGCGGCATGGCCTGGCTTCCGCAAAGCCTGATCGCGGATCAACTCGCATCAGGCGAACTGGTGAGGGCCGGCGGAGAGGGGTGGGAGATTCCGATCGAGATCCACGTGTTCCGTCCGAGATCGCGACTGACGCCGGCGGCCGAAGCGTTCTGGACCCACGTTCGAGAGCATCCGCCCGCGAGCAATGCGCGCAAGGCGGGGCGTTCGCGCCGCAGCCGCAGCTAG
- the leuC gene encoding 3-isopropylmalate dehydratase large subunit, whose protein sequence is MSGRTLYDKLIDAHVVRKLDDDGLVLLYVDRTVLNEYTSPQAFAGLRAAGRKVWNPSAALMVVDHVNPTAAHRTREMPDAEAARQVDYFADNARDFGIEYFDILDPRQGIEHVVAPEQGLVMPGMVIAAGDSHTTAYGAFGALGYGIGTSDIEHYLATSTVRYRRLKTMRINVTGRPPLGVAPKDVVMEIIRRIGADGATGYAVEFAGPAVREMSVEGRIVMSIMVVEAGARGVVIAPDQKVLNYLRARPRVPKGEMWDRAAKAWLQLRSDPDAGFDREMTIDAGDVAPLVTWGTSPDQAIAVTDRVPDPDSSANADRKTAAMRALAYMDLTPGMPIQSVPIDFAFIGSCTNSRIEDLRDAAHVFRGRHVATGVRAIVVPGSTQVRAQAEAEGIAQILIDAGVEWRQSGCSMCLAMNDDILAPGQRSASSTNRNFEGRQGPGARTHLMSPAMVAAAAVTGRITDVRDLIGGDWP, encoded by the coding sequence ATGTCAGGGCGCACGCTCTACGACAAGCTGATCGACGCGCATGTGGTCCGCAAGCTCGACGATGACGGGCTGGTGCTGCTCTATGTCGATCGCACCGTGCTGAACGAATATACCAGCCCGCAGGCCTTTGCCGGCCTGCGCGCCGCCGGACGCAAGGTGTGGAATCCGTCAGCAGCGCTGATGGTGGTCGACCATGTCAATCCGACGGCGGCGCATCGCACGCGCGAGATGCCGGACGCCGAAGCTGCGCGGCAGGTCGACTATTTCGCCGACAACGCGCGCGACTTCGGCATCGAGTATTTCGATATCCTCGATCCGCGCCAGGGCATCGAGCATGTCGTCGCGCCCGAGCAGGGACTCGTGATGCCGGGCATGGTGATCGCCGCCGGCGACAGCCATACCACCGCCTATGGCGCCTTCGGTGCACTGGGCTACGGTATCGGCACCTCCGACATCGAGCATTATCTCGCGACCTCGACGGTGCGGTACCGCCGCCTGAAGACGATGCGCATCAATGTGACCGGACGCCCGCCACTCGGCGTCGCGCCGAAGGACGTCGTGATGGAGATCATCCGGCGCATCGGCGCCGATGGCGCCACCGGTTATGCGGTGGAGTTCGCCGGCCCTGCCGTCAGGGAGATGAGTGTCGAAGGACGAATCGTGATGTCGATCATGGTCGTCGAGGCCGGCGCGCGCGGTGTCGTCATCGCGCCCGACCAGAAAGTGCTCAACTATCTCAGGGCGCGCCCGCGCGTGCCGAAGGGCGAGATGTGGGACCGCGCCGCCAAAGCCTGGCTGCAGCTCCGTTCCGATCCCGATGCTGGCTTCGACCGTGAGATGACGATCGACGCTGGCGACGTCGCACCGCTGGTGACCTGGGGCACGAGCCCGGACCAGGCGATCGCGGTGACGGATCGCGTCCCTGATCCCGACAGCAGCGCCAACGCCGATCGCAAGACGGCGGCGATGCGCGCACTTGCCTATATGGACCTGACGCCGGGAATGCCGATCCAGTCGGTGCCGATCGATTTCGCCTTCATCGGCTCATGCACCAATTCGCGCATCGAAGACCTTCGTGATGCCGCTCACGTCTTCAGAGGACGCCACGTCGCGACGGGCGTCCGCGCCATCGTCGTTCCCGGCTCGACGCAGGTCCGCGCGCAAGCCGAGGCGGAGGGGATCGCCCAGATCCTGATCGACGCCGGCGTGGAGTGGCGGCAGTCCGGCTGCTCGATGTGCCTTGCGATGAACGACGACATCCTCGCGCCCGGACAACGATCGGCCTCCTCGACCAACCGCAATTTCGAGGGCCGCCAAGGGCCTGGCGCGCGCACGCATCTGATGAGCCCGGCGATGGTCGCGGCTGCTGCGGTCACGGGCCGCATCACCGATGTGCGCGACTTGATCGGAGGAGATTGGCCATGA